Within the Poecilia reticulata strain Guanapo linkage group LG13, Guppy_female_1.0+MT, whole genome shotgun sequence genome, the region NNNNNNNNNNNNNNNNNNNNNNNNNNNNNNNNNNNNNNNNNNNNNNNNNNNNNNNNNNNNNNNNNNNNNNNNNNNNNNNNNNNNNNNNNNNNNNNNNNNNNNNNNNNNNNNNNNNNNNNNNNNNNNNNNNNNNNNNNNNNNNNNNNNNNNNNNNNNNNNNNNNNNNNNNNNNNNNNNNNNNNNNNNNNNNNNNNNNNNNNNNNNNNNNNNNNNNNNNNNNNNNNNNNNNNNNNNNNNNNNNNNNNNNNNNNNNNNNNNNNNNNNNNNNNNNNNNNNNNNNNNNNNNNNNNNNNNNNNNNNNNNNNNNNNNNNNNNNNNNNNNNNNNNNNNNNNNNNNNNNNNNNNNNNNNNNNNNNNNNNNNNNNNNNNNNNNNNNNNNNNNNNNNNNNNNNNNNNNNNNNNNNNNNNNNNNNNNNNNNNNNNNNNNNNNNNNNNNNNNNNNNNNNNNNNNNNNNNNNNNNNNNNNNNNNNNNNNNNNNNNNNNNNNNNNNNNNNNNNNNNNNNNNNNNNNNNNNNNNNNNNNNNNNNNNNNNNNNNNNNNNNNNNNNNNNNNNNNNNNNNNNNNNNNNNNNNNNNNNNNNNNNNNNNNNNNNNNNNNNNNNNNNNNNNNNNNNNNNNNNNNNNNNNNNNNNNNNNNNNNNNNNNNNNNNNNNNNNNNNNNNNNNNNNNNNNNNNNNNNNNNNNNNNNNNNNNNNNNNNNNNNNNNNNNNNNNNNNNNNNNNNNNNNNNNNNNNNNNNNNNNNNNNNNNNNNNNNNNNNNNNNNNNNNNNNNNNNNNNNNNNNNNNNNNNNNNNNNNNNNNNNNNNNNNNNNNNNNNNNNNNNNNNNNNNNNNNNNNNNNNNNNNNNNNNNNNNNNNNNNNNNNNNNNNNNNNNNNNNNNNNNNNNNNNNNNNNNNNNNNNNNNNNNNNNNNNNNNNNNNNNNNNNNNNNNNNNNNNNNNNNNNNNNNNNNNNNNNNNNNNNNNNNNNNNNNNNNNNNNNNNNNNNNNNNNNNNNNNNNNNNNNNNNNNNNNNNNNNNNNNNNNNNNNNNNNNNNNNNNNNNNNNNNNNNNNNNNNNNNNNNNNNNNNNNNNNNNNNNNNNNNNNNNNNNNNNNNNNNNNNNNNNNNNNNNNNNNNNNNNNNNNNNNNNNNNNNNNNNNNNNNNNNNNNNNNNNNNNNNNNNNNNNNNNNNNNNNNNNNNNNNNNNNNNNNNNNNNNNNNNNNNNNNNNNNNNNNNNNNNNNNNNNNNNNNNNNNNNNNNNNNNNNNNNNNNNNNNNNNNNNNNNNNNNNNNNNNNNNNNNNNNNNNNNNNNNNNNNNNNNNNNNNNNNNNNNNNNNNNNNNNNNNNNNNNNNNNNNNNNNNNNNNNNNNNNNNNNNNNNNNNNNNNNNNNNNNNNNNNNNNNNNNNNNNNNNNNNNNNNNNNNNNNNNNNNNNNNNNNNNNNNNNNNNNNNNNNNNNNNNNNNNNNNNNNNNNNNNNNNNNNNNNNNNNNNNNNNNNNNNNNNNNNNNNNNNNNNNNNNNNNNNNNNNNNNNNNNNNNNNNNNNNNNNNNNNNNNNNNNNNNNNNNNNNNNNNNNNNNNNNNNNNNNNNNNNNNNNNNNNNNNNNNNNNNNNNNNNNNNNNNNNNNNNNNNNNNNNNNNNNNNNNNNNNNNNNNNNNNNNNNNNNNNNNNNNNNNNNNNNNNNNNNNNNNNNNNNNNNNNNNNNNNNNNNNNNNNNNNNNNNNNNNNNNNNNNNNNNNNNNNNNNNNNNNNNNNNNNNNNNNNNNNNNNNNNNNNNNNNNNNNNNNNNNNNNNNNNNNNNNNNNNNNNNNNNNNNNNNNNNNNCAGGGCCTGAGTCtacagtgaaacagaaaaatatttagttttgaagaaaagtaaaattgAGTTTTCATGTCTTGCAGGGTCTGGTGGGTCCCTCACTGCTATGATCCTGACAACCTGAAGTTTTTGCCTTCTTCAGAGCTTTTCCATCCCGTCCTGAAACKCGCCTGGTTCCTCGATGGGTTCCCGCAGCCAGAGCTTCTTCCacaaccaccaccaccaccatcgcAGCTCCATGGTGCCCGCCACCGTGCCAAGGCTGCTGCCGGAGAGYGGGAGTCTACTGGGGGGCATCGCCCAAATCACCCCAAACCTCTTCCTCAGTAGAGGCAATGTGGCGTCCAACCGCAGCCTGCTGTTGTCTAAGGGCATCACCTGTGTGGTTAATGCCACCATCGAGTTGCCCAACTTCAACTGGCCACATATGGAGTACGTGAAGGTCCCCCTGGCAGACATGCCCCACTCCCCTATCTCCTTGTACTTTGACAGCGTGGCCGACAAGATCCACAGTGTGGGGCGCAAACGAGGGGCGGTGNNNNNNNNNNNNNNNNNNNNNNNNNNNNNNNNNNNNNNNNNNNNNNNNNNNNNNNNNNNNNNNNNNNNNNNNNNNNNNNNNNNNNNNNNNNNNNNNNNNNNNNNNNNNNNNNNNNNNNNNNNNNNNNNNNNNNNNNNNNNNNNNNNNNNNNNNNNNNNNNNNNNNNNNNNNNNNNNNNNNNNNNNNNNNNNNNNNNNNNNNNNNNNNNNNNNNNNNNNNNNNNNNNNNNNNNNNNNNNNNNNNNNNNNNNNNNNNNNNNNNNNNNNNNNNNNNNNNNNNNNNNNNNNNNNNNNNNNNNNNNNNNNNNNNNNNNNNNNNNNNNNNNNNNNNNNNNNNNNNNNNNNNNNNNNNNNNNNNNNNNNNNNNNNNNNNNNNNNNNNNNNNNNNNNNNNNNNNNNNNNNNNNNNNNNNNNNNNNNNNNNNNNNNNNNNNNNNNNNNNNNNNNNNNNNNNNNNNNNNNNNNNNNNNNNNNNNNNNNNNNNNNNNNNNNNNNNNNNNNNNNNNNNNNNNNNNNNNNNNNNNNNNNNNNNNNNNNNNNNNNNNNNNNNNNNNNNNNNNNNNNNNNNNNNNNNNNNNNNNNNNNNNNNNNNNNNNNNNNNNNNNNNNNNNNNNNNNNNNNNNNNNNNNNNNNNNNNNNNNNNNNNNNNNNNNNNNNNNNNNNNNNNNNNNNNNNNNNNNNNNNNNNNNNNNNNNNNNNNNNNNNNNNNNNNNNNNNNNNNNNNNNNNNNNNNNNNNNNGTGTGTTTTCCCACTTCCAGAGGAGACGAGCAGTCTGAGGGTGGGGGGTGGTCCACGTGCTCAAGCCTCTGCAGTGCCGACAGTGATGTCCCTTTTCTGACGTGGTGTCATGTGGTGATATTGTGTCAGTTTCCCAGTAATATTTAATGTGAAGGGCAGCAGCATGCTCTGAATTCATGGTAGCATTAAA harbors:
- the dusp14 gene encoding dual specificity protein phosphatase 14, which translates into the protein MGSRSQSFFHNHHHHHRSSMVPATVPRLLPESGSLLGGIAQITPNLFLSRGNVASNRSLLLSKGITCVVNATIELPNFNWPHMEYVKVPLADMPHSPISLYFDSVADKIHSVGRKRGARRRAV